The Faecalibacterium prausnitzii genome includes a window with the following:
- a CDS encoding YbhN family protein, producing MDQSTPQQPSRKKTILSLTVLVVLTGIVFWIFQRHWAEISAALAQLRLWQVLLVLAVGLTYPVLEGLVSRVIIRSRMPGFTVRQALESSFMGTFGNVICLGAGAMPMQSYYLYRSGLPLGPGVGLMTLQYVFHKTTVLLYATVMLLLQHRWLAANTSGVMNYLPMAYAVVAAIIVALVLVCVSPLIQRLARWALGCLPRTDSWQTRREKWLEQLDTLGTESRHLLADRGRCVQIFALHTLKLFLMYTLPYLCIRFMGLPCGLSFWQVQLLASLMLFLSNALPNVAGMGSIETAFLLVFGSFMTRGEAMSTLMLFRIASYYFVFGFSAVASLFAQKHLDRMDAQK from the coding sequence ATGGACCAGTCCACCCCGCAGCAGCCGTCCCGCAAAAAAACGATCCTCTCGCTCACCGTTCTGGTGGTGCTCACCGGCATCGTCTTCTGGATCTTCCAGCGCCACTGGGCCGAGATCTCTGCCGCGCTGGCACAGCTGCGCCTCTGGCAGGTACTGCTCGTGCTGGCCGTGGGCCTGACCTACCCGGTGCTGGAAGGTCTGGTCAGCCGGGTCATCATCCGCAGCCGGATGCCCGGCTTCACCGTGCGGCAGGCGCTGGAATCGTCGTTCATGGGCACCTTCGGCAACGTCATCTGTCTGGGTGCCGGTGCCATGCCGATGCAGTCCTACTACCTCTACCGCAGCGGCCTGCCGCTTGGCCCCGGCGTGGGCCTGATGACCCTGCAATACGTCTTCCACAAGACCACCGTTCTGCTTTACGCCACCGTGATGCTGTTGCTGCAGCACCGGTGGCTCGCCGCCAACACCTCCGGCGTGATGAACTATCTGCCCATGGCCTATGCCGTGGTGGCCGCCATCATCGTGGCGCTGGTGCTGGTCTGCGTATCGCCCCTCATCCAGCGGCTGGCCCGCTGGGCGTTGGGCTGCCTGCCCAGGACGGACTCCTGGCAGACCCGCCGGGAAAAATGGCTGGAGCAGCTGGACACCCTCGGCACCGAGAGCCGCCACCTCCTCGCCGACAGGGGCCGCTGCGTCCAGATCTTCGCGCTGCACACCCTCAAGCTCTTTCTGATGTACACCTTGCCCTATCTCTGCATCCGGTTCATGGGTCTGCCCTGCGGCCTCAGCTTCTGGCAGGTGCAGCTGCTCGCCAGCCTGATGCTCTTCCTCTCCAATGCCCTGCCCAATGTGGCCGGTATGGGTTCCATCGAGACGGCTTTTCTCCTCGTCTTCGGCTCCTTCATGACACGCGGCGAGGCCATGAGCACCCTGATGCTCTTCCGCATCGCCAGCTACTACTTCGTCTTCGGCTTCTCCGCCGTGGCATCGCTGTTTGCCCAGAAACATCTGGACCGGATGGATGCACAGAAATAG
- a CDS encoding glycosyltransferase family 4 protein, with translation MYNSYTSLQREQLAKQTYTDTQSTYLLVYAPLRSRVLAQALQDQLHRKFRLVDHLAGELTDAVAGVLLVSEDVACLSTTLTYFAQALRDGADYAVCNAVFGFSGQTALYQSHGHLAENKFALVSRGLLARCRAAARDPESVTELLALAAQLCQAPVCIPQALLHYERDICAEDAYSASGKRAFVMSHVLDMTGAPIVLVSAVPVLRSMGYEVVVLGPDDSGSLQLFVDAGAAVITRAGCTSSNTLWGLALCADFVLANTVVEARVIRALSNAPVPVLWWLHDAFAGYPHIAHQIPKHIAPNVQLYSVGKHAAAAMHSVRPQFDIRPLIYGLPDYAAEDFPRCDLGYPADKPLFATVGSFERRKGQDIFCKAIRLLPDAVREKATFLFVGKAADQEMMDAVRTLTTEHPANVFYCKRLSRDEIKNLMEQCTCLVCASRDDPMPTFVTEGLIFGKPSIVSEHTGTAGLITEGVDGFTYPDDDPEKLASILEWAILHPEKLAAMRAGCRRLYEKHYSKQSFADTLTAAVKELTEQH, from the coding sequence ATGTACAACAGTTACACTTCCCTGCAGCGGGAACAGCTGGCAAAGCAGACCTACACCGACACCCAGAGCACCTACCTGCTCGTCTATGCGCCGCTGCGCAGCCGCGTTCTGGCGCAGGCTCTGCAGGACCAGCTCCACCGCAAATTCCGTCTGGTGGACCATCTGGCCGGAGAACTGACCGACGCCGTGGCCGGTGTGCTCCTCGTCAGCGAGGACGTTGCCTGCCTCTCCACCACCCTGACCTATTTCGCCCAGGCTCTGCGGGACGGCGCGGACTACGCCGTCTGCAATGCGGTCTTCGGCTTTTCGGGGCAGACGGCCCTCTACCAGAGCCATGGGCATCTGGCCGAGAACAAGTTCGCCCTCGTCAGCCGCGGCCTGCTGGCCCGCTGCCGCGCCGCCGCGCGGGACCCCGAAAGCGTCACCGAGCTGCTGGCTCTGGCCGCGCAGCTCTGCCAGGCTCCGGTCTGCATCCCGCAGGCCCTGCTCCACTACGAGCGGGACATCTGCGCCGAGGATGCCTATTCCGCCTCCGGCAAGCGGGCCTTCGTCATGAGCCATGTGCTGGACATGACCGGTGCTCCCATCGTGCTGGTCAGCGCCGTGCCGGTGCTCCGCAGCATGGGCTATGAGGTCGTGGTCCTCGGCCCGGACGATTCCGGCTCGCTCCAGCTCTTCGTGGATGCCGGAGCCGCCGTCATCACCCGCGCGGGCTGCACCTCCTCGAACACCCTCTGGGGGCTGGCGCTCTGCGCCGACTTCGTGCTGGCCAACACCGTGGTCGAGGCCCGCGTTATCCGCGCCCTGAGCAACGCGCCGGTGCCGGTGCTCTGGTGGCTCCACGATGCCTTTGCGGGCTACCCCCACATCGCACACCAGATCCCCAAGCACATTGCGCCCAATGTGCAGCTCTACTCGGTCGGCAAACACGCTGCCGCCGCCATGCACTCGGTCCGCCCCCAGTTCGACATCCGCCCCCTCATCTACGGCCTGCCGGATTATGCCGCTGAGGATTTCCCCCGCTGCGACCTGGGCTATCCCGCCGACAAGCCCCTCTTCGCCACGGTCGGCTCGTTCGAGCGCCGAAAGGGGCAGGACATCTTCTGCAAGGCCATCCGCCTGCTGCCCGACGCCGTGCGGGAAAAAGCAACCTTCCTCTTCGTGGGCAAAGCTGCCGACCAGGAGATGATGGACGCCGTCCGCACCCTGACCACCGAACACCCGGCCAACGTCTTCTACTGCAAGCGGCTCAGCCGGGATGAGATCAAGAATCTGATGGAGCAGTGCACCTGCCTCGTCTGCGCCTCCCGCGACGACCCGATGCCCACCTTCGTCACCGAGGGCCTCATCTTCGGCAAACCTTCCATCGTGTCGGAACACACCGGCACCGCCGGTCTCATCACCGAAGGGGTGGATGGTTTCACCTACCCGGACGACGACCCGGAAAAGCTGGCCTCCATTCTGGAGTGGGCCATCCTCCACCCGGAGAAGCTCGCCGCCATGCGGGCCGGCTGCCGCAGGCTCTATGAGAAGCACTATTCCAAGCAATCCTTCGCCGACACTCTCACCGCTGCGGTGAAAGAGCTGACGGAACAACATTAA
- a CDS encoding TPM domain-containing protein, whose amino-acid sequence MNPHTHCLRSLCAFLAALVLAACLACPALADAPLVRDEYGLFDADTLAQLESSAEDASAGHDCDVYFLTVDSIGDTDQRAYAKNYYVQNALGSGSGKSGILFMIALGSRKYVTITYGGGVTAFTDYRIEQLEDEVVPLLSDGDYADAAQTYIDLCASTLDFYAENGEPLDYDNDPDGGLGLIGILIVVGIPMLIAAVVCGILYSRMKTAQLKTEADDYIGAGLKLRVKTDRYTHTDRVEVYDPPQPESDSGGSTTDSDGFGGSSGGSF is encoded by the coding sequence ATGAATCCTCACACCCATTGCCTGCGCAGCCTCTGCGCATTCCTTGCCGCTCTGGTCCTTGCGGCCTGTCTCGCCTGCCCGGCACTGGCCGACGCGCCCCTTGTGCGGGATGAGTACGGCCTGTTCGACGCCGACACCCTTGCCCAGCTGGAATCCAGCGCCGAGGACGCTTCCGCCGGGCATGACTGCGACGTCTATTTCCTCACGGTGGACAGCATCGGCGACACCGACCAGCGCGCCTACGCCAAGAACTATTATGTGCAGAACGCCCTTGGCTCCGGCAGCGGAAAAAGCGGCATCCTGTTCATGATCGCTCTCGGCTCCCGCAAGTACGTCACCATCACCTACGGCGGGGGCGTCACCGCCTTTACCGACTACCGCATCGAGCAGCTGGAAGACGAGGTCGTGCCCCTGCTGTCGGACGGCGACTACGCCGATGCTGCCCAGACCTACATCGACCTCTGCGCCAGCACACTGGACTTCTACGCCGAGAACGGCGAGCCGCTGGATTACGACAACGACCCGGACGGCGGCCTCGGCCTGATCGGCATCCTCATCGTGGTGGGCATCCCGATGCTCATCGCCGCCGTGGTCTGCGGCATCCTGTACAGCCGGATGAAGACGGCCCAGCTCAAGACCGAGGCCGACGACTACATCGGTGCCGGGCTCAAACTGCGGGTCAAGACCGACCGCTACACCCACACCGACCGCGTCGAGGTCTACGACCCGCCCCAGCCCGAAAGCGACTCCGGCGGTTCCACCACCGACAGCGACGGCTTCGGCGGCTCGTCGGGCGGTTCCTTCTGA
- a CDS encoding Trm112 family protein, which yields MADKVTNYQCPACTGPLHFDSATGKLVCDYCGSAYEVADIEAQYAAKQKKADSAAEADQKKAARRKAAAPVWDEMEAASLTSYTCTTCGAELVCDATTAATNCPYCGNPTVLGGKLSGKLKPEYILPFKLDKNAAIAQLTHYYKGKAFLPKAFKSQNHIAELQGVYVPFWLYDAEADARGSYEGLTTESHREGDYNVTTTKHYDVRREGTAVFTRVPVDGSSKMPNAHMDAIEPFDYSELKPFSTAYLPGFLADRYDEDSDACAERARTRMLNSTAQALHETTHGYSEVNTLHEDINLSKLKAHYALLPVWMLHTRWKDNDFLFAMNGQTGRLIGDLPVDKAKVAAWFAAISLPLMAFLTWLLYL from the coding sequence ATGGCTGATAAAGTAACGAATTACCAATGCCCGGCCTGCACCGGCCCCCTGCATTTCGACAGCGCCACCGGCAAGCTCGTCTGCGACTACTGCGGCTCGGCGTATGAGGTGGCAGACATCGAGGCGCAGTACGCGGCCAAGCAGAAAAAGGCCGACTCCGCCGCCGAGGCAGACCAGAAAAAAGCGGCGCGGCGCAAAGCAGCCGCTCCTGTCTGGGATGAGATGGAGGCCGCCAGCCTGACCAGCTACACCTGCACCACCTGCGGGGCTGAGCTTGTCTGCGACGCCACCACCGCCGCCACCAACTGTCCCTACTGCGGCAACCCCACCGTGCTGGGCGGCAAGCTCTCCGGCAAGCTCAAGCCGGAGTACATCCTGCCCTTCAAGCTGGACAAGAATGCCGCCATCGCCCAGCTGACCCACTACTATAAAGGCAAAGCCTTTCTGCCCAAGGCGTTCAAGAGCCAGAACCACATCGCTGAGCTGCAGGGCGTCTATGTCCCTTTCTGGCTCTACGATGCCGAGGCCGATGCGCGGGGCAGCTACGAGGGCCTGACGACCGAGAGCCACCGCGAGGGCGACTACAACGTGACCACCACCAAGCACTACGACGTCCGGCGCGAGGGCACCGCCGTCTTCACCCGCGTTCCGGTGGACGGCTCCAGCAAGATGCCCAACGCCCACATGGACGCCATTGAGCCGTTTGATTACAGCGAACTGAAGCCCTTTTCCACTGCGTATCTGCCGGGCTTTCTGGCCGACCGCTACGACGAGGACTCCGACGCCTGCGCCGAGCGGGCCCGCACCCGGATGCTGAACTCCACAGCCCAGGCCCTGCACGAGACCACCCACGGCTATTCGGAGGTCAACACCCTGCACGAGGACATCAACCTCAGCAAGCTCAAGGCGCATTACGCCTTGCTGCCGGTCTGGATGCTCCACACCCGCTGGAAGGACAACGACTTTCTCTTCGCGATGAACGGCCAGACCGGGCGGCTCATCGGCGACCTGCCTGTGGACAAAGCCAAAGTGGCCGCGTGGTTCGCCGCCATCAGCCTGCCGCTGATGGCCTTTCTCACCTGGCTGCTCTACTTATAA
- a CDS encoding acyltransferase family protein, with the protein MEGTKPRTANSLGMFDFLKGIGMLTIVFAHSAELYPVGATTTITPMTFYLFAYRESLMAAFYIASGYGFRKRSIGKCIDQQFKTLLKPYLYTGLATTFFHFLIHYLTFGSVEGAVRETLKVFGGFALGLPHTSLYAGQTFFSCGPMWYLLSLMIAWILLDVILNIFPEPYIPWAVLGTMLLGWGICITWEVPFCIGQGMVTVPALYVGYLAKQHKLFDKPLSWKLKLSMIASALAVAGLVLATQSTDCVSMAEWTFGPVSILLDVMTGLGMLSLLLFFQRHVDNFITHGVQAIGQRSLYIFCVHTVELTAIPWYLMAQKFAGREALGLATHFAVSMGSILLICELLLRRRDWKLQRTAARNAASRRADPAPRRYAARH; encoded by the coding sequence ATGGAGGGTACCAAACCCCGCACAGCCAATTCATTGGGCATGTTTGATTTTCTCAAGGGCATCGGAATGCTGACCATCGTGTTCGCGCACTCCGCCGAGCTGTATCCGGTGGGTGCCACGACGACCATCACGCCCATGACCTTTTATCTGTTCGCCTACCGGGAGTCCCTGATGGCGGCGTTCTACATCGCCAGCGGCTACGGTTTCCGCAAGCGGTCCATCGGCAAGTGCATCGACCAGCAGTTCAAAACGCTGCTCAAGCCCTACCTTTATACCGGGCTTGCCACGACGTTCTTCCATTTTCTCATCCACTATCTCACCTTCGGCTCAGTCGAGGGCGCTGTCCGAGAGACCCTCAAGGTCTTCGGCGGTTTTGCGCTGGGCCTGCCCCATACCTCCCTCTACGCCGGGCAGACCTTCTTCTCCTGCGGGCCGATGTGGTATCTGCTCTCGCTGATGATCGCGTGGATCCTGCTGGACGTCATCCTGAACATCTTCCCCGAACCATACATACCCTGGGCCGTGCTGGGCACCATGTTGTTGGGCTGGGGCATCTGCATCACCTGGGAGGTCCCCTTCTGCATCGGCCAGGGCATGGTCACGGTTCCGGCGCTCTACGTCGGGTATCTGGCCAAGCAGCACAAGCTCTTCGACAAGCCCCTGTCCTGGAAGCTCAAGCTCAGCATGATCGCCTCGGCGCTGGCTGTGGCGGGCCTTGTGCTGGCCACCCAGAGCACCGACTGTGTCTCGATGGCCGAATGGACCTTCGGCCCCGTGAGCATCCTGCTGGATGTGATGACCGGTCTGGGGATGCTGTCGCTGCTGCTCTTTTTCCAGCGCCATGTGGACAATTTCATCACCCACGGTGTGCAGGCCATCGGCCAGCGGTCGCTGTACATCTTCTGCGTCCACACCGTGGAGCTCACCGCCATCCCCTGGTATCTGATGGCGCAGAAGTTTGCGGGCCGGGAGGCTCTGGGCCTTGCGACCCACTTTGCGGTGTCCATGGGTTCGATCCTGCTGATCTGCGAGCTGCTGCTCCGCCGCCGCGACTGGAAGCTCCAGCGCACCGCTGCCCGGAATGCGGCCTCCCGACGTGCGGACCCGGCACCGCGGCGTTATGCGGCCAGACACTGA
- the pflB gene encoding formate C-acetyltransferase, translated as MIDFEQWEGFEGRIWKEEVNVRDFIQKNYTPYDGDESFLAGPTEATNQLWGALQKLQKEERAKGGVLDMETEVVSSLTSYGPGYIDESLKDLEQIVGLQTDKPLKRAFMPYGGIKMAEQACTTYGYQPSEELHKIFTDYTRTHNQAVFDAYTPEMKKARHTHIITGLPDTYGRGRIVGDYRRVALYGIDALIRFKQEDLANCGDGTMTDDVIRLREEIARQINALKGMKKMAEAYGYDISQPAKNAKEACQWLYFGYLAAIKTQNGAAMSVGRISTFLDIYIQRDLDQGILTESEAQELIDHMVMKFRMVKFARIPSYNQLFSGDPVWATLEVGGIGMDGRSMVTKNCYRFLHTLENMGPAPEPNLTVLYSSALPEAFKKYAAKVSIDTSSVQYENDDVMKPVWGDDYSICCCVSATQTGKEMQFFGARANLAKCLLYAINGGVDEKSHEQCGPNYAPITSEYLNYDEVLPKYVQMLDWLAGLYVNVLNLIQYMHDKYYYEEAEMALIDTDVRRTFATGIAGFSHVIDSLSAIKYAKVKALRDETGLATGFEIEGDFPKYGNDDDRADEIGVWLLKTFLEMIKKRHTYRNSEATTSILTITSNVVYGKYTGALPDGRAAFTPFAPGANPSYGAEQNGLLASLNSVAKLPYHWALDGISNTQTINPDALGHSEGERIENLVQVMDGYFDQGAHHLNVNVFGKEKLLDAMEHPEKEEYANFTIRVSGYAVKFIDLTREQQMDVISRTCHAAL; from the coding sequence ATGATCGATTTTGAACAGTGGGAAGGCTTTGAGGGCCGCATCTGGAAAGAGGAAGTCAACGTCCGCGACTTCATCCAGAAGAACTATACCCCGTACGACGGCGACGAGTCGTTCCTGGCCGGCCCCACCGAGGCGACCAACCAGCTGTGGGGAGCTTTGCAGAAGCTTCAGAAGGAAGAGCGCGCCAAAGGCGGCGTGCTGGATATGGAGACGGAGGTCGTCAGCAGCCTGACTTCTTACGGCCCCGGCTACATCGACGAATCACTGAAGGATCTGGAGCAGATCGTCGGTCTGCAGACTGATAAGCCCCTCAAGCGCGCCTTCATGCCCTACGGCGGCATCAAGATGGCAGAGCAGGCCTGCACCACCTACGGCTACCAGCCCAGCGAAGAGCTGCACAAGATCTTCACCGACTACACCCGCACCCACAATCAGGCTGTCTTCGACGCTTACACCCCCGAAATGAAGAAGGCCCGTCACACCCATATCATCACCGGCCTGCCCGACACCTACGGCCGCGGCCGCATCGTCGGCGACTACCGCCGCGTGGCACTGTACGGCATCGACGCGCTGATCCGGTTCAAGCAGGAAGACCTCGCCAACTGCGGCGACGGCACCATGACCGATGACGTCATCCGCCTGCGTGAGGAGATCGCCCGCCAGATCAACGCTCTCAAGGGCATGAAGAAGATGGCCGAGGCCTATGGCTACGACATCTCTCAGCCCGCAAAGAACGCCAAGGAAGCCTGCCAGTGGCTCTACTTCGGCTACCTGGCCGCCATCAAGACCCAGAACGGCGCTGCCATGAGCGTGGGCCGCATCTCCACCTTCCTGGATATCTACATCCAGCGCGACCTCGACCAGGGCATCCTGACCGAGAGCGAGGCCCAGGAGCTTATCGACCACATGGTCATGAAGTTCCGCATGGTCAAGTTCGCCCGCATTCCCAGCTACAACCAGCTCTTCTCCGGCGACCCGGTCTGGGCCACCCTGGAAGTGGGCGGCATCGGCATGGACGGCCGCAGCATGGTCACCAAGAACTGCTACCGTTTCCTCCACACGCTGGAAAACATGGGCCCTGCCCCGGAGCCGAACCTGACCGTTCTCTACTCCTCTGCCCTGCCCGAAGCCTTCAAGAAGTACGCCGCCAAGGTCTCCATCGACACCAGCTCCGTCCAGTATGAGAACGACGATGTGATGAAGCCCGTCTGGGGCGACGACTACTCCATCTGCTGCTGCGTGTCTGCCACCCAGACCGGCAAGGAGATGCAGTTCTTCGGTGCCCGTGCAAACCTGGCCAAGTGCCTGCTGTACGCCATCAACGGCGGCGTGGACGAGAAGAGCCACGAGCAGTGCGGCCCCAACTACGCCCCCATCACCAGCGAGTACCTGAACTATGACGAAGTTCTGCCCAAGTACGTCCAGATGCTGGACTGGCTGGCCGGTCTGTACGTCAATGTGTTGAACCTCATCCAGTATATGCACGACAAGTACTACTACGAAGAGGCTGAGATGGCCCTCATCGACACCGATGTCCGCCGCACCTTCGCCACCGGCATCGCAGGCTTCTCCCACGTCATCGACTCCCTGAGCGCCATCAAGTACGCCAAGGTCAAGGCCCTGCGCGACGAGACCGGCCTTGCCACCGGCTTTGAGATCGAGGGCGACTTCCCGAAATACGGCAACGACGACGACCGCGCCGACGAGATCGGCGTCTGGCTGCTGAAGACCTTCCTGGAGATGATCAAGAAGCGCCACACCTACCGCAACTCCGAGGCGACCACCTCCATCCTGACCATCACGTCCAACGTCGTCTACGGCAAGTACACCGGCGCTCTGCCCGATGGCCGCGCCGCCTTCACCCCGTTTGCCCCCGGCGCGAACCCCAGCTACGGTGCCGAGCAGAACGGCCTGCTGGCCTCTCTGAACTCCGTGGCCAAGCTGCCCTATCACTGGGCGCTGGACGGCATCTCCAACACCCAGACCATCAACCCCGACGCGCTGGGCCACAGCGAGGGCGAGCGCATCGAGAATCTGGTCCAGGTCATGGACGGCTACTTCGACCAGGGTGCCCACCACCTGAACGTCAATGTCTTCGGCAAGGAGAAGCTGCTGGACGCCATGGAGCACCCGGAAAAGGAAGAGTACGCCAACTTCACCATCCGCGTCTCCGGCTACGCGGTCAAGTTCATCGACCTGACCCGCGAGCAGCAGATGGACGTCATCTCCCGCACCTGCCATGCAGCCCTGTAA
- a CDS encoding acyl carrier protein, with translation MQRAEIVSQILAILEDVAEISPEDVSEDSVLMDDLDLSSMEILTIVADLEETFGLRIPEKELRNFVTIADVADYLADNAG, from the coding sequence ATGCAAAGAGCAGAAATCGTGTCCCAGATCCTCGCGATCCTGGAGGACGTGGCAGAGATCAGCCCGGAGGACGTGAGCGAAGACAGCGTCCTGATGGACGACCTCGACCTGTCCTCGATGGAGATCCTGACCATTGTGGCGGATCTGGAAGAGACCTTTGGTCTGCGCATCCCCGAAAAGGAGCTGCGCAACTTTGTGACCATCGCGGACGTGGCAGATTATCTGGCGGATAACGCGGGGTGA
- the pflA gene encoding pyruvate formate-lyase-activating protein, with protein sequence MQPCNPIGYVHSLESFGSVDGPGVRFVVFLQGCALRCKYCHNPETWADGGEEWTPEQLFQRVYRYRNYWGKKGGITVSGGEPLRQMDFVTRLFQLARAKGVHTALDTAGEPFRQDPAYLARFDALMQSTSLVILDLKEIDPEKHRQLTGRDNANILAMARHISDLGVPLWIRHVLVPGLTDDEEGLRRTADFIRSLKTVQRVEVLPYHTLGLFKWQKLNIPYPLPDAVPPTAEQVRRAEDLLEVRRYPG encoded by the coding sequence ATGCAGCCCTGTAACCCCATCGGGTACGTCCACTCGCTGGAGAGCTTCGGCTCCGTGGACGGGCCCGGCGTCCGGTTCGTGGTCTTTCTGCAAGGCTGCGCGCTGCGCTGCAAATACTGCCACAACCCGGAGACCTGGGCCGACGGCGGGGAAGAGTGGACCCCGGAACAGCTGTTCCAGCGGGTCTACCGCTACCGCAATTACTGGGGCAAAAAGGGCGGCATCACCGTCAGCGGCGGCGAACCGCTGCGGCAGATGGACTTCGTGACCCGCTTGTTCCAGCTGGCCCGCGCCAAAGGCGTGCATACCGCGCTGGATACCGCCGGGGAGCCGTTCCGGCAGGACCCTGCGTATCTCGCCCGTTTCGACGCGCTCATGCAGTCCACCAGCCTGGTCATCCTGGACCTGAAAGAGATCGACCCCGAAAAGCACCGCCAGCTCACCGGCAGGGACAACGCCAACATCCTTGCCATGGCCCGGCACATCTCCGACCTGGGCGTCCCGCTCTGGATCCGGCATGTTCTGGTGCCCGGCCTGACCGACGACGAAGAGGGTCTGCGCAGGACCGCAGACTTCATCCGTTCGCTGAAGACCGTGCAGCGGGTGGAGGTGCTGCCCTATCACACGCTGGGGCTGTTCAAGTGGCAAAAGCTGAACATCCCCTATCCCCTGCCCGACGCGGTTCCGCCCACTGCGGAACAGGTCCGCCGGGCTGAGGACCTGCTGGAGGTCCGGAGATACCCCGGCTGA
- a CDS encoding class I adenylate-forming enzyme family protein has translation MTREECCAVVAEKDMPRTVYDMIVAMQEKYAERPAFRWVDDATRTVQEKTYGQFVEDIRRMTSYLQANVADVKGQRIVILSRTNYEYGVVTFGAVMAGAVIVTLNQKKTWPELEYELGLSEPALIFTDGIDYGYADELKAAYGDKLRPMNAYEGSAPAELANRIDTNALMMLMFTSGTTGRSKGVMLSEKNYFSAVRMYVAGQVAVMRKAQELAPKDMDKPFSHFTLVPMFHLSGFICYFAYGIHGWTLNLCADPRDVRRDMSMMHSDAMSTPPVLVEMIYNEIRRGNQDKLNGLWNLSCSSAILDPEILSYLIAHGFYINQCYSMTELAGYGLLNIAQEGEHLRALGKPDGFCEIKLDETGEICVRGDAVMLGYYKDPEATAEAIDKDGWLHSGDLARVDEDGFYYITGRRKNLIILDSGENVSPEELEKLLGKCADIKECVVKEMGKKIGSVICCEPDKEQNVRAFVTELNRTLPLYKRISAVECTAEPLPRNAMGKLLRK, from the coding sequence ATGACCAGAGAAGAGTGCTGCGCCGTTGTTGCTGAAAAAGACATGCCGAGGACGGTCTATGATATGATCGTTGCCATGCAGGAAAAATACGCCGAGCGCCCGGCATTCCGCTGGGTGGACGACGCCACCAGGACCGTGCAGGAGAAGACCTACGGCCAGTTCGTGGAGGACATCCGCAGGATGACCAGCTATCTGCAGGCAAATGTTGCCGATGTGAAAGGCCAGCGCATCGTCATCCTGAGCCGCACCAACTACGAGTACGGTGTGGTGACCTTCGGCGCTGTGATGGCCGGTGCCGTCATCGTGACCCTGAACCAGAAAAAGACCTGGCCGGAGCTGGAGTATGAGCTGGGCCTGAGCGAGCCTGCTCTCATCTTTACCGACGGCATCGACTACGGCTATGCCGACGAGCTCAAGGCCGCCTACGGCGACAAGCTCCGCCCCATGAACGCCTATGAGGGCAGCGCCCCGGCCGAGCTGGCCAACCGCATCGACACCAATGCCCTGATGATGCTGATGTTCACCTCCGGTACCACCGGCCGCAGCAAGGGCGTCATGCTCAGCGAGAAGAACTACTTCAGCGCCGTGCGGATGTATGTTGCTGGCCAGGTGGCCGTTATGAGGAAGGCCCAGGAACTGGCCCCGAAGGATATGGACAAGCCCTTCAGCCACTTCACGCTGGTGCCCATGTTCCACCTGTCCGGCTTCATCTGCTACTTCGCCTACGGCATCCATGGCTGGACCCTGAACCTCTGCGCGGACCCGCGCGACGTGCGCCGCGATATGTCCATGATGCACAGCGACGCTATGTCCACCCCGCCGGTGCTGGTGGAGATGATCTACAACGAGATCCGCCGCGGCAATCAGGACAAGCTGAACGGCCTGTGGAACCTGAGCTGCTCTTCCGCCATCCTCGACCCGGAGATCCTGAGCTACCTCATCGCCCACGGCTTCTACATCAACCAGTGCTACTCCATGACCGAGCTGGCCGGCTATGGCCTGCTGAACATCGCGCAGGAGGGCGAGCACCTGCGCGCTCTGGGCAAGCCGGACGGCTTCTGCGAGATCAAGCTGGATGAGACCGGTGAGATCTGCGTCCGCGGTGATGCCGTCATGCTGGGCTACTACAAGGACCCGGAGGCTACCGCCGAGGCCATCGACAAGGACGGCTGGCTCCACAGCGGCGATCTGGCCCGCGTGGACGAAGACGGCTTCTACTACATCACCGGCCGCAGGAAGAACCTCATCATCCTGGACAGCGGCGAGAACGTCAGCCCCGAAGAGCTGGAGAAGCTGCTGGGCAAGTGCGCTGACATCAAGGAGTGCGTCGTCAAGGAGATGGGCAAGAAGATCGGTTCCGTCATCTGCTGCGAGCCGGACAAGGAGCAGAACGTCCGCGCCTTCGTCACCGAGCTGAACCGCACCCTGCCGCTGTACAAGCGCATCAGCGCGGTGGAGTGCACCGCAGAGCCGCTGCCCCGCAATGCCATGGGCAAGCTGCTGCGTAAGTAA